Proteins co-encoded in one Hemibagrus wyckioides isolate EC202008001 linkage group LG26, SWU_Hwy_1.0, whole genome shotgun sequence genomic window:
- the akap8l gene encoding A-kinase anchor protein 8-like isoform X2, which yields MDGRGYGSGFSSWGGGGGGSSSRGSGNYDLYGYKDSMSGGYGGGQMKRGLSGSLLSSTGGNADDVIAKINQRLDMLTQLEGGMKGGGRSDRFDQYESFDSRSSALGPRDLYRSGNLVFGDSRGDMMAQRGGMGFGAMGGAGGGGGFGGSASHGNAKMRQARDAFSGSGWGAGQRSQHRGGGPGGRGFGRRQDSSMMGGGGRSGGQGHSPSGRGKLPSLLSHRMYPESGGFQPHHGSQDYPVRHFGGGKNLNRQRTRKRPLNRQPVKPQRDGQKKRKQTPTTADEPESKMGKTESEGDDKADKAKAAEPKEEKKDDATPTTESEPVAEGESADPSAKGDSPQSSSRQQGKQTPPSTSKLRKRRGFFESRAISRVTFACSVCKFRSFYSEDLTAHLESKFHKDHFRFLSSQLSKPTTEFLQEYINDKHKKTDQRIGQLENHSATICQVLREQDLTRDIGMEHFMKKVEAAYCSACDLYIPMQFLLIQKHLKSPEHNYNRKGMMEQSKRSSLSVARSILNHKVIGKKLESYLKGENPFTDNQDDQDPEDSMMEVSEGDPELKQEENPPGEAELPDTVGEPGAVGNGDGHEEEMKMEEGEGGEVEGERGEEEGVEAAEEDGGVEVKEEEEEEKEPEGDEEPKAVDDAETLLQGADDDCGIPVIED from the exons GATCTGGCAACTATGACCTGTATGGCTATAAGGACTCCATGTCTGGTGGATATGGTGGAGGACAGATGAAGAGAGGTCTGTCTggttctcttctctcctccactgGGGGCAATGCCGATGACGTGATCGCTAAGATCAACCAGCGGCTGGACATGCTAACACAGTTAGAGGGAGGGATGAAAGGAGGGGGTCGGAGCGACAG GTTTGACCAGTACGAGTCTTTCGACTCGCGCTCCTCTGCCCTTGGCCCCCGCGATCTCTACAGATCTGGTAACCTTGTATTTGGTGACTCCCGGGGCGACATGATGGCCCAGCGTGGAGGCATGGGCTTTGGGGCGATGGGTGGAGCTGGAGGGGGTGGTGGCTTTGGCGGCTCTGCCTCCCACGGAAACGCCAAAATGCGGCAAGCTCGAGATGCTTTCTCAGGCTCCGGCTGGGGTGCGGGACAGAGGTCCCAGCACAGGGGCGGAGGGCCGGGCGGGCGCGGCTTTGGCCGTAGGCAGGATTCCTCTATGATGGGTGGAGGTGGGCGGAGTGGGGGGCAAGGCCACTCCCCCTCAGGGCGAGGCAAGCTGCCGTCGCTCCTGAGCCACCGCATGTACCCCGAAAGTGGGGGGTTCCAGCCTCATCATGGCTCCCAGGACTATCCTGTCCGGCACTTTGGAGGGGGCAAAAACCTCAACCGACAACGCACCCGCAAGAGACCCCTCAACCGA CAGCCTGTAAAACCTCAGCGTGATGGACAGAAGAAGAGGAAACAGACCCCAACTACAGCTGATGAGCCTGAGTCGAAAATGGGAAAGACCGAGTCTGAAGGAGACGATAAAGCTGATAAGG CGAAAGCAGCAGAAccgaaagaagagaagaaagatgaCGCAACTCCAACCACT GAGTCTGAACCTGTGGCTGAAGGAGAGAGTGCTG ATCCCTCAGCTAAAGGAGATTCACCTCAGTCATCGTCAAGGCAGCAGGGGAAACAGACTCCGCCCTCCACTTCCAAACTTAGAAAGAGGCGGGGCTTCTTTGAAAG TCGCGCCATTTCCAGGGTGACGTTTGCGTGCTCCGTCTGCAAGTTCCGCTCCTTCTATAGCGAGGATTTAACTGCTCACCTGGAGAGCAAATTCCACAAAGATCACTTCAGGTTCCTCTCCAGCCAGCTGTCCAAACCAACCACCGAGTTCCTGCAG gaatatataaatgataaacatAAGAAGACGGATCAGAGAATCGGTCAGCTGGAAAACCACAGTGCCACCATCTGTCAGGTGTTAAGAGAGCAGGATCTGACCAGAG ACATTGGTATGGAGCACTTCATGAAGAAGGTTGAGGCAGCCTACTGTTCAGCGTGTGATCTCTACATCCCCATGCAGTTCTTACTCATCCAGAAGCACCTCAAATCTCCTGAGCACAACTACAACCGCAAG GGGATGATGGAGCAGTCAAAGAGGTCGAGTCTGTCCGTGGCCAGGAGCATCCTCAACCACAAGGTCATCGGCAAGAAGCTGGAGAGCTACCTGAAG GGAGAAAATCCCTTCACTGACAACCAGGATGACCAGGACCCTGAAGACTCCATGATGGAGGTGTCTGAGGGTGATCCCGAACTGAAACAGGAAGAAAACCCACCAGGTGAGGCCGAGCTTCCAGACACAGTGGGAGAACCTGGAGCGGTGGGAAATGGTGATGGACATGAAGAGGAAATGAAGATGGAGGAAGGTGAAGGAGGGGAGGTGGAaggtgagagaggagaggaggaaggtGTGGAAGCAGCTGAGGAGGATGGAGGAGTGGAAgttaaggaggaggaggaggaggagaaggaaccTGAAGGAGATGAGGAACCTAAGGCTGTTGATGATGCAGAAACCCTCCTGCAGGGGGCAGATGATGACTGTGGAATACCCGTGATTGAGGATTAG
- the akap8l gene encoding A-kinase anchor protein 8-like isoform X1: protein MDGRGYGSGFSSWGGGGGGSSSRGSGNYDLYGYKDSMSGGYGGGQMKRGLSGSLLSSTGGNADDVIAKINQRLDMLTQLEGGMKGGGRSDRFDQYESFDSRSSALGPRDLYRSGNLVFGDSRGDMMAQRGGMGFGAMGGAGGGGGFGGSASHGNAKMRQARDAFSGSGWGAGQRSQHRGGGPGGRGFGRRQDSSMMGGGGRSGGQGHSPSGRGKLPSLLSHRMYPESGGFQPHHGSQDYPVRHFGGGKNLNRQRTRKRPLNRQPVKPQRDGQKKRKQTPTTADEPESKMGKTESEGDDKADKAKAAEPKEEKKDDATPTTQESEPVAEGESADPSAKGDSPQSSSRQQGKQTPPSTSKLRKRRGFFESRAISRVTFACSVCKFRSFYSEDLTAHLESKFHKDHFRFLSSQLSKPTTEFLQEYINDKHKKTDQRIGQLENHSATICQVLREQDLTRDIGMEHFMKKVEAAYCSACDLYIPMQFLLIQKHLKSPEHNYNRKGMMEQSKRSSLSVARSILNHKVIGKKLESYLKGENPFTDNQDDQDPEDSMMEVSEGDPELKQEENPPGEAELPDTVGEPGAVGNGDGHEEEMKMEEGEGGEVEGERGEEEGVEAAEEDGGVEVKEEEEEEKEPEGDEEPKAVDDAETLLQGADDDCGIPVIED from the exons GATCTGGCAACTATGACCTGTATGGCTATAAGGACTCCATGTCTGGTGGATATGGTGGAGGACAGATGAAGAGAGGTCTGTCTggttctcttctctcctccactgGGGGCAATGCCGATGACGTGATCGCTAAGATCAACCAGCGGCTGGACATGCTAACACAGTTAGAGGGAGGGATGAAAGGAGGGGGTCGGAGCGACAG GTTTGACCAGTACGAGTCTTTCGACTCGCGCTCCTCTGCCCTTGGCCCCCGCGATCTCTACAGATCTGGTAACCTTGTATTTGGTGACTCCCGGGGCGACATGATGGCCCAGCGTGGAGGCATGGGCTTTGGGGCGATGGGTGGAGCTGGAGGGGGTGGTGGCTTTGGCGGCTCTGCCTCCCACGGAAACGCCAAAATGCGGCAAGCTCGAGATGCTTTCTCAGGCTCCGGCTGGGGTGCGGGACAGAGGTCCCAGCACAGGGGCGGAGGGCCGGGCGGGCGCGGCTTTGGCCGTAGGCAGGATTCCTCTATGATGGGTGGAGGTGGGCGGAGTGGGGGGCAAGGCCACTCCCCCTCAGGGCGAGGCAAGCTGCCGTCGCTCCTGAGCCACCGCATGTACCCCGAAAGTGGGGGGTTCCAGCCTCATCATGGCTCCCAGGACTATCCTGTCCGGCACTTTGGAGGGGGCAAAAACCTCAACCGACAACGCACCCGCAAGAGACCCCTCAACCGA CAGCCTGTAAAACCTCAGCGTGATGGACAGAAGAAGAGGAAACAGACCCCAACTACAGCTGATGAGCCTGAGTCGAAAATGGGAAAGACCGAGTCTGAAGGAGACGATAAAGCTGATAAGG CGAAAGCAGCAGAAccgaaagaagagaagaaagatgaCGCAACTCCAACCACT CAGGAGTCTGAACCTGTGGCTGAAGGAGAGAGTGCTG ATCCCTCAGCTAAAGGAGATTCACCTCAGTCATCGTCAAGGCAGCAGGGGAAACAGACTCCGCCCTCCACTTCCAAACTTAGAAAGAGGCGGGGCTTCTTTGAAAG TCGCGCCATTTCCAGGGTGACGTTTGCGTGCTCCGTCTGCAAGTTCCGCTCCTTCTATAGCGAGGATTTAACTGCTCACCTGGAGAGCAAATTCCACAAAGATCACTTCAGGTTCCTCTCCAGCCAGCTGTCCAAACCAACCACCGAGTTCCTGCAG gaatatataaatgataaacatAAGAAGACGGATCAGAGAATCGGTCAGCTGGAAAACCACAGTGCCACCATCTGTCAGGTGTTAAGAGAGCAGGATCTGACCAGAG ACATTGGTATGGAGCACTTCATGAAGAAGGTTGAGGCAGCCTACTGTTCAGCGTGTGATCTCTACATCCCCATGCAGTTCTTACTCATCCAGAAGCACCTCAAATCTCCTGAGCACAACTACAACCGCAAG GGGATGATGGAGCAGTCAAAGAGGTCGAGTCTGTCCGTGGCCAGGAGCATCCTCAACCACAAGGTCATCGGCAAGAAGCTGGAGAGCTACCTGAAG GGAGAAAATCCCTTCACTGACAACCAGGATGACCAGGACCCTGAAGACTCCATGATGGAGGTGTCTGAGGGTGATCCCGAACTGAAACAGGAAGAAAACCCACCAGGTGAGGCCGAGCTTCCAGACACAGTGGGAGAACCTGGAGCGGTGGGAAATGGTGATGGACATGAAGAGGAAATGAAGATGGAGGAAGGTGAAGGAGGGGAGGTGGAaggtgagagaggagaggaggaaggtGTGGAAGCAGCTGAGGAGGATGGAGGAGTGGAAgttaaggaggaggaggaggaggagaaggaaccTGAAGGAGATGAGGAACCTAAGGCTGTTGATGATGCAGAAACCCTCCTGCAGGGGGCAGATGATGACTGTGGAATACCCGTGATTGAGGATTAG